A stretch of the Chanos chanos chromosome 1, fChaCha1.1, whole genome shotgun sequence genome encodes the following:
- the snx2 gene encoding sorting nexin-2, with amino-acid sequence MAAEREPPPMGDAGQTDFREVEEGEDLFVSTVTTLESSPTSPEPASLPAEDISTNSNGPKQAEMLLDDDPEDLFAEATEEVCLDSPEREPILSDGPSPAITPVTPTVMISPRIEPAMFDRSLDEDEEEGENGDTFDMNISVSDPEKVGDGMNAYMAYKVTTKTSLSIFSKKEFSVKRRFSDFLGLHSKLASKYMHIGYIVPPAPEKSIVGMTKVKVGKEDLSSAEFVEKRRSALERYLMRTVKHPVLLKDPDVMQFLESSELPRAVSTQALSGAGILRMVNKAADAVNKMTIKMNESDAWFEEKQQQFENLDVQLRKLHASVESLVCHRKELSMNTASFAKSAAMLGNSEDHTALSRALSQLAEVEEKIDQLHQEQAYADFYLFSELLGDYVRLLTAVKGVFDQRMKTWSKWQDAQVMLQRKREAEAKLQFANKPDKLQQAKDEIKEWEGKVQQGERDFEQISKTIRKEVGRFEKERVRDFKVVIIKYLESLVHTQQQLIKYWEAFLPEAKAIA; translated from the exons TCCAGTCCCACATCTCCAGAACCTGCCAGCCTGCCTGCGGAAGACATCAGTACAAACTCCAACGGACCAAAACAAGCAGAGATGTTACTGGATGATGATCCTGAAGATCTCTTTGCTG AGGCCACAGAGGAGGTGTGTTTAGACAGTCCAGAGAGGGAGCCCATCCTGTCTGATGGACCTTCTCCAGCCATCACTCCAGTCACCCCCACAGTGATGATTTCTCCCAGGATTGAACCAGCTATGTTTGACAGATCTTTGGATGAG gatgaagaggagggggagaatgGAGATACCTTTGACATGAATATATCAGTGTCAGATCCAGAGAAAGTTG GTGATGGAATGAATGCGTACATGGCCTATAAAGTGACAACAAAG ACTTCGCTGAGTATTTTCAGCAAAAAGGAGTTCTCAGTAAAACGGAGGTTTAGTGATTTTCTTGGCTTGCACAGCAAGTTAGCCTCCAAGTATATGCATATCGGATACATTGTCCCACCTGCTCCAGAGAAAAGCATTGTGG GAATGACTAAGGTCAAAGTTGGAAAAGAGGATTTGTCATCTGCAGAATTCGTGGAGAAAAGAAGGTCTGCACTGGAAAG GTACCTGATGAGAACAGTCAAACATCCTGTCCTCCTCAAAGATCCAGATGTCATGCAGTTTCTGGAGAGCTCTGAG CTGCCGCGAGCAGTTAGCACTCAGGCACTGAGTGGGGCTGGAATATTGAGGATGGTAAACAAAGCTGCCGACGCTGTCAACAAAATGACAATCAAGATGAATGAATCGGATGCG tgGTTTGAGGAGAAGCAGCAGCAGTTTGAGAACCTTGATGTGCAGCTAAGAAAACTCCACGCAAGTGTGGAGTCATTGGTGTGTCACAGGAAAG AGCTGTCAATGAACACCGCGTCCTTCGCGAAGAGTGCCGCCATGCTGGGAAATTCGGAGGACCACACGGCTCTGTCGCGGGCGCTCTCCCAGCTGGCCGAGGTGGAGGAGAAGATTGACCAGCTGCACCAGGAGCAAGCTTACGCAGATTTCTACCTGTTCTCAGAGCTGCTGGGAGATTATGTACGCCTCCTCACTGCGGTGAAG GGTGTGTTTGACCAGCGTATGAAGACGTGGTCCAAATGGCAGGATGCCCAGGTCATGTTGCAGAGGAAACGGGAGGCTGAAGCTAAGCTCCAGTTTGCTAACAAGCCTGACAAACTGCAGCAGGCCAAAGATGAGATCAAAGAG TGGGAAGGTAAAGTCCAACAAGGAGAGAGGGACTTTGAGCAGATATCAAAAACTATTCGCAAAGAAGTGGGAAGGTTTGAG aaagagagagtaagggacTTCAAAGTTGTCATCATTAAATATCTTGAGTCATTAGTACATACACAGCAGCAG CTGATTAAATATTGGGAGGCGTTCTTGCCAGAAGCCAAAGCTATTgcataa